One Arachis hypogaea cultivar Tifrunner chromosome 18, arahy.Tifrunner.gnm2.J5K5, whole genome shotgun sequence genomic window, ctaagccaacaacgatgatgttgaatctttcaaacaattcatcaatggactctccttccttcattgcaaacatttcatattctctgttcaacatatctgtccgagtcttctttacaatggtggtttcttcatgagtgatttgtaatttatcccagattttctttgccgttgtgcatcgtgatacccgtcggtattcctcgaagctgatagcacagttgagcaagttaacagccttggcatttagctccaccttcttcctatcttcctcggtccaccttgcttctggtttaagagagATTATTCCTTCAGCACTGGTGAtagttggaaattgaggaccATCCAGAATGATTTTCTAAAGTCTgtagtctactgcttgcacaaagatcttcattctctctttccaataggtatagtttttcccattgaaaagagacggtctgttgcttgactgtccttcagtaaggttgtaggacaccagattagagccactgctttctgccatctggatcttttctccaagctgcaaagcttgatctctttgagaccaagctctgataccaattgatggtttcagtggctaagagaaggggggttgaatcttagccccctttttgctttgtaACACTTGCTGGCCTTTGAGATCACTTTaggagactttttgatttttgtctcgtccctagccacgagacttttatttttatctcgtcacttggcacgagacttttctttttgtctcgtcgcatggcacgagatattttttagtttgagCTCCTGTGCAATAGAAACAGAATTGGAGTAgggaagagagaaaattacacccagatatatcctggttcagctgctaagtgcagtgcagcctacatccagtctccatcacaaccatgatagaattttactataatcttcttgattacagACTATAAAGTGCTAACTCAACTtataaggggattcccacagaatcatgaaacacaacatagatgaacaaaggaactctaagacatctatggctttttcttttaattttgcactctctgcctttttccgctctatggctttttcatacaaacctcactgtttgcctttttctatgagactcaagacatgacaaaattaaacagaaaaatacaaaacagaatacattgaaggagaagaaaatctgtaagcttaggtagctctgagaatcctgtgccttacactctcactgcttacttctaactccttgctccaaacagtggctgttctctctttttatagaagagggaagcctccactttTGAAGCCAaaacccaagccaacttcttcttcttcaagaaacagaaccggttcggccacatagagagagaagagataaccatgcaaaactcaacatgcaattacctctagtccttccttggtcaccactcttcatcaatcagagctctccatccttggcttgctctccaagatggatttttgGCCCTTGacgcttcatgatgatgatgacttcatctgcttcaatctctgcctctaccatcacttcgccactctagctacttcctgtggtggttgatcagaatcaaagacaagccatgcctccaagaatctcttCCTTACTGGCCgaattttcttccttctttttgagcatgaagagctcgagattacttcaccaaatctaaccatatttggtgaaaatctcagccacagcacgcttttattttgttatgttttcttgccatcattgtgatggtcttgtagctTGCTCTTTCTTCAATTTGGTAGCTAAGTTTTGCTTTCATGGTTTTCTGTGTAATAACCGAAGAAGAGAAGCAAAGatgagaaagaggagagagaaatttGAACACTAGCTAATGGGTAATGATAAAGTGAAATTAAAGTCCAACTTCCCTTGCATAAGGTAGCGTGTAGAGTTACTGAACCCATCAAATCAATTTCTCTCTCTCACatttatgtttccaatgctagcaaattaaatttgaaatccatccaaAATAAAGAAATGGGATCCGTGGGAAAGCATGAGGCAaatgataacatttgctttcctgatggatATTGGATCAAGCATTGGTTCTTGTAGCATCAAAATTAATTTGGGCTTGTAGCAATAATAGCTTCAATTTGGCCCAAATAAAACGCAACATTGTTTCAGCCACTATAATCACAATTAGATTAATATCAAGGCTGAGTGTTCATAGGCATATTGGGCTTGCACCAGAATTTCATTTTCGGCCCAATATTAAAAACCTGcaacaaaattatatattaaatgaaaattaaattaataattttgtaattaattattttaataatgtttagtcatcacaaatatttatttagagttttccaaactcatcaatttgTGAATTGAGTTAGGTTCACTTGATACTACTGTTAAGTATTCACCAAATTTGAACCAAATTCGATTCAtttttggatccaaatgaacctcaattaaaatgAGGTAAAGAAAAaccgcagcaacaacaacaataaaagaatgaCGATTGAGAAAAAAACACGCGATGAAGAAGAAGGAatacgaaaaagaaaaaggaggaaggcgaagaagaagaaggaagaacacgAAAAATAGGAAGAAGGAATGCGAAGACAAAGAAGGAGGAAAGTgaagaagacgaagacgaagacgaagaagaagaagaagaagaagcgttaTTGAAACGCGCGTTTGTACACGCGGTATAACGAAAGTGGTTTTTGTTGAGTTTAGACCTGCATACTTGGACTTGGatacaaaaatatttggataTGTAGTTCGACTGTAAAagaataaaactctttttaaaatgtCTATTCAAATGTGAAATAAATTTtgtctattaaaattttttttaaaaaaaaataaatactttttttcaaaagcaaattggtgcacgaattgtaaatcacgctttttacaactcgtaccactaaccagcaagtgcactgggtcgtccaagttatactttacgtgagtaagggtcgatcccacggagattgttggcttgaagcaatctatggttatcttgtaactcttagtcaggaaaacaataaaataattcacttatcaaatttgattgcaaagaataaaagggcagaacacaaattatacttgtatgcactgatggagaatatgttggagttttggagatgctttgtcttcggaaattctgctttcctctgttttctgattcacgcatgcacgtcctcctatggcaagctgtgtgttggtggatcaccgttgtcaatggctaccatccatccttccagtgaaaagggtccagatgcgctgtcaccgcacggctaatcatctgcaggttctcaatcgtaccggaataggatttactatccttttgcgtctgtcactacgcccagcactcgcgagtttgaagctcgtcacagtcattcaatccctgaatcctactcggaataccatagacaaggtttagactttccggattctcttgaatgttgccatcaatctagcttataccacgaagattctgattaagagatctaagagatattcattcattctacggtagaacgtaagtggttgtcaggcacgcgttcgtggaggaatgatgataattgtcacgttcatcacattcattttgaagtgcgaatggatatcttagataggaacacgcatgtttgaatggaaaacagaaatacttgcattaacattcatcgagacacagcagagctcctcacccccaacaatggagtttaaaaactcatgccgtcaaaaggtacaaagttcaaatctaaaatgtcatgaggtacaaaataaatctctaaaagttgtttaaatactaaactagtaacataggtttacagaaaatgagtaaactatgatagatagtgcagaaatccacttctggggcccacttggtgtgtgctggggctgagacttaagcttctcacgtgcctgggctgttttgggcgttcaacgccaggttgtaacctgtttctggcgttgaactccaacttgtaacctgtttctggcgctggacgccagatagcagcatggaactggcgttgaacgccagtttacgtcgtctatccttgagcaaaatatggactattatatattgctggaaagccctggatgtctactttccaacgcaattggaagcgcgccatttggactcctgtagctctagaaattccattccgagtgcagagaggtcagaatccaacagcatcagcagtcctttttcagcctgaatcagatttttgctcagctccctcaatttcagccagaaaatacctgaaattatagaaaaacacacaaactcatagtaaagtccagaaatatgaattttgcctagaaactaatgaaaataaactaaaaactaactaaaacatactaaaaactatatgaaattaaccccaaaaaacgtataaaatatccgctcatcacaaatcTAGACAGACCTATATTATctaaaagaaaagtataggtaaccaacaatatttttgaacaatGATAATTaaagggttaaaagagtaaattaatcttaaatttaattagtagcattaaattaaaatgtagtgtatttttatttaattggtaGTTGTTCATATCGTTCAAGATGATCATTATTTACCTAGCACCCCCTTATCTAAATATTTTACCACCACCCCTATACATAACTCCTAGTGTCATAGCAGAAGTTATGCTACTTATTGATGAAGTTTTTTAATATTGAAGGAACCCACATAAACAAATATTCCACAAGTCTATTTTTTCCTAATGCGCAAATGAAGTTTTcccattctaaaaaaaaaaaaaggtagtaAGATAGAAGTAGAGTGGtaataactaaaaagaaaaaataagtagCAATTTTTGGGATAAGAAGATAGGAAATATAGGGAATGACATATATATCCAATGTCCATTATCCaaattgtaaataacaaaaaaaagacaTAGTTCTCCCCACGTCTCGTACGTTAGGACTTCAACTTCCCGCTTTGCATGTTTGTTTCTTGTTTCTTTGTTTCTCTATCTCTATCCTAAGACACATTCCCTTACCCGAAAACAAAACAAACTTTTCCCACAAACTTTCTTCAACGCACATCCTTGAACTGAAACCCTCaattttaatcaaaatatatagCGGAAAAACAATTTTTATCCACCAAAAAATTCAACAGAATCTCAAGGACGCGCTTTGAAGCTCTATTGCTTTAGCATGCATTGCTTCACGTTCGTTGGATTGGTGTTTCACCTTACATACCTTCTAAcgttataaacaaaataaaatacatataaaaataaggtTTCATACGTTTGCTCAACTCCATCATCAAATTTTGGCATTCGCGTTTTTCCTAGGATCTAGCTAGGGGCATTCCCTAATTTAATTACCTTGGTGTGTTCTTCAACAAGCAACAAACAAATTTGGAAGCTAATTATTAATAAGGACCTCTTTGACAAGGCTTGTTCTTTTGTCTTTATGAAGAGAGTTGTTGGAGAGGGATTTTTTCAAGCTCAATGAGATGAATTGGAAGTTACACGTTTGTGAATTTGGAAGGAGCAATGAAGTTTACAAGACCTGTTTATGctgttttttttgtctttcttcttTGTACCTTGGCCAAAATCGGCTTTGAAGGGAAACTGTGGAAACCCCAAGAGTTTTATGCAGATCATGGTGTTGTAATTAAGGTATTTATGTTTTAGCATTTTTCTCcatctttccatttctttttctttatggaaaaataaaagtcATGTTTGTGATCAATATTATGAAGAAAATATAGGATGAGATATTATGAACTGTCTTATTCTTTTGTAAGTTAAAATGTCATGCTAGCATTTGTGATGTTTGAAGCATAAATGGTTTAGTCCTCACAGATTCACTGAGGTTCTTGAAGACCTTAATCTAAGATCAACTCAAATATTCTGATGTTTCAATTGTTGGTTAATGCAGGAAGAGCAGGAGTGGATACATTGCAGGAAGGAATTGATAGAGAGGAACAATGATATTAAGGACTATGACTTGGAATCAAAAACAAACTTATTAGATTGCATTACAAGGACACATCCTCCAACTCATGATTCAGAAGAGAAGGAGCTTGATCATGTGTCAGTGTCACAGTTTTATTCCGAAGACAATCGCGGTAGATACTTGCTTGACAAGTTACCTCAGAGTGAGAAGAAACTACCAAGACCTGTTCCTGTTCCATCACCCAAAAAACTGCGTGTCAAGAAGAAGTTTGCCAACTCGCTTCCGCCTAAAGGGATAACACTAAGTGACATTTCTCCTTCTCCAAATTCTCCACCTATAGACTTTTATGTGCTATTTCCACCACCACCAGATTCAcctccccctcctcctcctcctcaagtTGATGAGGAGGATAATAGCGAACGAAAGATACCAATTATCATTGGTTCGGTTGTGTCAGGAATAATAATCATAGTAGGCATGCTCTTATGCTATCGTGAGATCAGGAAAAGCAGAAAAGCCTACAAAGATGACAGGCCTTTAACTGTATTAGGCTCAAGTGATGTGTCTGGTACTATTTCTGTGCTGATAtatgatgatgaattgatgatagtAAAACAATTCATGGTTGCTTCAATCAatgtttgtttttcttctttcagGTTCAAAGAAGTTTATTGCTTTGGGAAATTCTAATACCAATGAAAATGGTATAATCTATGGAAAGAACCCTTCTATTGTTGGGAATGTTACCACTAGTCCTGAAGATAACAATGCCTCATTGGGTATGGGTGTTGGTGTGGGTTTGGGTGTGGCTGCGGGTGAGGCCTCATCATCAGAAAGCAAGGAACAAGTTCCATTAGgtcctgctccagaaggattagcCCCTGAGCCGGCAGGGCCACCACCCCCACCACCTCCACCACCTCCACCCCCTGCTGCTGCGCCTCGCCCCCCACCGGCTCCAAAAGCACCTGTTAGGCCTCCACCTGCCCCTCCTGTTAAAATCCTTTCACGGGCACGTCTTAGTAATGTGGAAGAGGATTCTGCGGATGCTCCGAAAGCGAAACTAAAGCCATTTTTCTGGGATAAGGTTGCTGCATCTCCTGATCAAGCAATGGTCTGGCATGAGATCAGAGCAGGGTCATTCCAGTAAGAACATTTTTAAGTCATCTCAAAACCAAGATTTATCATAGATGAGGAAAGTAAAATTGTATTTACCTTTTTTGCTGATCTTGATGACAAATTAACAGGTTCAATGAACAGAAAATCGAGTCTTTATTTGGCTGCAACAACCCCAATAGAAAAGAGTCAACATCACAAGAACCTTCATTACAGTTAATTCAGATTATTGATCCTAAGAAAGCACAGAATTTATCAATTCTTTTACGTGCTTTGAATGTGACTACAGAAGAAGTTGTTGATGCCCTTAGAGAAGGTGACTCACTCTCTAGTCTTTATTTATCATCATATTATGTTCATTTCAACTTTTAGTGTTCATGATATAGCAAGAGTTAGTGCTTTCTGTGTTAGAACATTCTGTAATCTCTTGGTTGAATCAGGTAGCGAGATTCCTGTTGAGCTGATCCAAACATTAATAAAGATGGCGCCAACAACAGATGAGGAACTGAAGCTGAGGTTATTTGATGGAAACATTGCTCAACTTGGCCCTGCAGAGCGGTTTCTCAAGGTCTTAGTTGACATTCCACTCGCTTTCCGACGTCTCGAGTCTCTACAACTCATGCTCACTCTTCCAGAAGAGGTCTCAAGCATCAAGGAGTGCTTTTCAACATTAGAGGTAACTACACTATGATTCAAgcaatattttgaatttgatcaCCATATATAGTTATAAGTGCTAACATAGATGTTCTGTGACTAACAGGTTTCATGTGATAAACTAAGAAAAAGTAAGCTTTTCCTTAAACTACTAGAAGCAGTTCTCAAGACAGGAAACAGATTGAATGATGGAACATATCGCGGCGGCGCTCAGGCCTTCAAGCTTGACACACTTTTGAAGCTTTCGGACGTAAAAGGAACCGATGGAAAGACAACACTTCTACACTTTGTGGTTCAGGAGATCATACGTTCAGAGGGAGTAAGAGCTTTGAGAACAGAGAGAGCGAGGCAGAGCAATTCTAGTGTCAGAACAGAGGATTCTGTTGATGATTCCATTGATCAAGAATCAGAAGAACACTACCGAAGACTTGGCCTTAAAGTAGTTTCAGGCCTAAGCAGTGAACTTGAAGATGTTAAAAGGGCGGCAATTATAGACGGCGATGCTCTAACGGCTGCAGTGTGGAAACTTGATCGGTTACTCAGCAAAAGTGAGGAGTTATTGAACAATGATTTGAAGAGCATAGATGAAGACAGCAACTTCAAGCGTTCCCTTGAAAATTTTGTGGACAAATCAAAAGCTCAAGTGTCATGGCTGTCTGAGGAAGAGAAGAGGATCATGGCTGAAGTGAAGGCTACAGCAGATTACTTCCATGGACAAGCAGGGAAAGATGAAGGCTTGAGATTGTTTGTAATTGTTCGCGATTTCTTGGTAATGTTGGACACAGTATGCAAAGAGGTGCAGTTAACAACACAGAAGCCAATGAAGATCTCTCATAAGAAAGAGGCTTCAAATTCGTCGTCGCCGCCAGTATCTCCGAATACTCAGCAGCAGTCTCCTTCTGATCTGCATAGAAGACTGTTTCCGGCCATAGCAGCGCGCAGGATCCATTGCTCTAGTTcagatgaggatgaggatgaggaagaGGATAATTAGATTAAGAGGTTGTTATTACCTTGATAGCTTTTCTAGCAAGTTTTATGCATATGCAAGAAGATAAGTCCCCAAAATTCTTGTGCTAAGAATGCAGGGAATTGTATATATCCTAGCTTGTTAGGGATAGCTCATGATCAATGGAAGATGCAAAATGTTTAGTATTGTTGTTCCTCATGAAAACATGCATGAGTGGAAAGGGGGGTTTGGAAGGGACATGGATTAACTTCTTGATTGGTTTCTCCCTTACAAATTTGATGGATCTGGTTGAATGATGCTGCAACCTTTTTCAAGTAGCTAATATTAATTGGAGTGAGCAAAAGCTTCATGATATAAATTCTTAGTGCTCAAATTGACCTTTTATATGTTGTTGATTACTGTTGCTTATCTACAGGATAGTTCAATAGCCAACCTTGTGTCTAACTTTTTAACTATAGAAAATTTTTAGATGATTTATCTGACAAGTATAATTCATCTgttcttcttttacttttttttttccctggTCATTGCATGTTTTTTCAAGTATATCatacaaaaatatcaatttaggaTATCTGTCAATAATCCTCGTTCAAAATTTAGGATATTTGCACGAGGATTATTCGCAAAAAGCAGAAATTTTTTGGTAAGATTTAacctttttctaaaaattaaaatatctatgTTGATgctaatatatataaaagaaatcttttaaaaaatattttattgtggCGAATTTCAATTTAATCTCTTTGTCATAATTACAGCAAATTTATCGGATGTAAAAGAACGaatctatttttctatttataatttatagaAGTTAATATCAATTCTCTATACAATAAATTTTAGccatcttatttatttttaataatgtcacATCGGTATTTCTAGACATACGACGTCTTATGAAAATTAGccaatcatttaaaaaaaaaagaattaaaaattgaaaaaaattcttatctattattattgttgagtttggaaaactccaaattaagatgatgatcaaatattattaaaatagtaattaaaaattattaaattgatttatgcttcaaatatgtttaattaataatttctatGTTACATGCAGAttttggtgattgtacttaatgCAACTTAAAGTCCAACAATGTTGGCAAATATAATCAGTCTTGTACAAAAATGTTCTTATAATATGTGGCTGAATTATTAGGCAACATAAATTGGGCCAAAAATTTTGGTGCAGTCCAAAATCATAGTGATTGCAAGACCAACAAAGGCTTGGtccaaaaattgaaaaggaaaaaaaaacaaatgctGCATGCTTCCCACAGACACCAAATCACTCCATGGttggaattcaaatttgattaaATGGATTTAATACCTTGgtaacatgagagagaaaatgCAAATGTGATTTGATGGCAATTAAATGTGAGCTACACGTTACaaggcaaaaaagaaaggaaagtgggtttttaattgaatataattgattttaattcctttctttatttcatttggaagcctttttcttccttctctctcatctctcttcttgCCTTCGGTCACTTCATAGAGAAGAAGATGGAAACTAAGGCAAGTTATCAGAAGCAAAAAGAAGAAGCTAGAAGCAAGCTTGAAGTCATAGTGATGATGGCatcaagaaaaagtaaatcaaaggcATGGTGTGGCTGTGATCTTTGCCACTTATGGTAAGAAGTGGTGAGGAAGTCTCAAGCCTTTCATAaccaaaaatggaaggagatccattcggtcagaggaagaagatccttggagggatcGCTTATCTCAGCTTTTGAttaaccaccacaggaggtagctactgtagctacgtggaggatGAGGCAGAAGTTAGAGCAGAAGAAGCTGTCATCATCAAGaactcatcaagggctaggaatctttcttggagtgcaagtcaagatggaagacCCGGATTGATGAAGTTTGGTGCAAAGGaaagacacagaggtaattgcatgttggttatagCATTcggtttcctctcctctctctctggccgaagcggttttggttgaagaagaagaagtttagcttggttcaACAGTTTCTCATAGCCAaggtttgaagcaaggagtgagagtgcaaagcacatagttctcatagctacctaagctaacagaaattcttctccttcaatgttcttcattttgtatttttctgtttagttttgtctgtcttgagtctcatggaaaaaggcaaggtttgtatgaaaaagccatagagcgaaaaaaggtagagagtgaaaaattaaaagaaaatgccaTAGATgttcttagaggtcctttgtacatctgtgttgtgtttcatgattctgtgggaatccccttgcaagttgggttagcacttagcagttgaaagcttggtagtgaccaagtcaagttcaggattggggattagattctggacttgtcctggataggaagggtagttcctagggagaattggtgtatgtaatcatgaagattatagtgaaattccatcattgttgtgatggagactagatgtaggctgcattgcacttggcagctgaaccaggatatatcgtgGTGTGATTatctctctttcttctactccatttctgtttctgctgcacaggagataaaaccgaaaaatatctcgtgccgggTTAAAAGATAAAccgaaaaagtctcgtggctgggtacgagacagaaatcaaaaagtctccagaagttgtttcTAAGACCAGCAAGTTTTAAGAAGCGAAAAAGTGactaagattcaacccctcttctcttagccactgaaaaccatcaattattattcaaataaatcataaattacttattaaatacaataaatatacacattaaaaatatcataattgtgtcatttgagttatagtttGTTGGCATATTGTATAAGACTCTTATTACTATACTATTTAGTCTGTTTATAAAACATATTACTTAGgactcttattattattactgtATTTCTTAATTTCTTATATCAATTATTAAAAACTCTTTTAAACAAGTTTAAATTAGGcataatatcttttttattaggtacatttaaatatatcataattataatattaatttatagttttatattatatttttagtatttttattttaattcgtttttttaaatatttgtctttaattatttaaaaacaaactctagtataaaaaatttatgtttttttctaaaaataaataaatttaaatttttgaaacacTAAACTATAATCCAATTCGTATTATATTTttagttgaataattatatataaattattaaataaatattttgtaaaacatttttaatataaaaatacttcaaatttaatataaatttacataatatttaattaatatttaaataatattaaaatatattatataatataataaatttatctcTCTCCAAATTTGTATGGATCTGActctaattaataactaaaaataaacatCATGGTGAAAGTTATACAAGATACCTAaaaggttgcatcttttcttTAACTAACACGAATGGCTTGAACATATTGCACTCCAGAAATTATCTCAATTCAACTAAGTATTCTTTAAAAATTGTATAATATTCagctttttattataataatttaaaaaaaattaaaacaaacacatctaaaaattataaatagatttagtatctttttaaaattaaatacacattcaaaatacaaactaaataaaactgaaatttaaaatttcaatttcaattttaaatttctgtttcagatttaatatatttaattattaatatattacaatttaaatatacatccaaaaatcaaattagttagaattcaaaattttgaatttaaaattctaaaataaatcttaaatcacTAGTAAAATCTTCGCTCCGTAAAGATCTAGAGCTGCAGCGCCTCCCCCTCCTTATCTGTGGCCGCTTTCATCTTCTCCCGCGTTGCGCACTCCTCTGCGACGATCTCCTCCTTCGGCGACGCGTACTTCCCCTGCGCACACCCCCGCGCCTCCCCCATTGATGGGCTCCTCCCCGTCCCTGGTCTCCTCGCCCGCACCACGCACAACCGCCCCCTTTTTCCGCGCCTCCCCCTATCTCCTCCCCACGTCGCACTCCTTCTTCTGTCTCTGGTAGTTCTGCttacaaaattctaaaaaaatttggtTGAGTTCATTCATGAAGATATGTTATCCCTTTTTTTTCGcttaataaaaagttatattttttttaaatttatgtataataTTGGAAGTGtctgtgtttttttcttttttttttttaaatgtatttgtgattataattttttttatgcactCATATGTTTGATTTGGGAGTTGTAATGTTAACCTAATTTGGATGTGTCAATacttaattttggatgtgtttatgttgttcattatgttcttatgtacatatataaattttttttacatgagttttggatgtgttgataaaatatttagaatgcattcttataattttagatgtgtttttgagtttaattttttctgTTCAATATGTAATTTAGAACTACAATGACAATAatttagatgtgttaatacatcattttaaatgtgtttatgttgtttatttaattttagatgtgtttttgacatgagttttgaatgttttgaataaaaaaaataattgaagtgagtttaattgattttgaaagcttcactgattttttaaaaattagtacaCGAAAAGTTGTTACGAATTTTATGGTTTGGTTTGCAAAAAATTAATGTATTGCAAGTGGTTACAAATTTCACGGTGATAAGTATTCAAAATAAAAGTAGTTCCTTAAAAATAGGaaatatgattaattaaaaaattaaaataataaaatattaaatttaaaggcTGAATTTTGTTGTACAAGTAGTATTTTCCAAATTATCTTGCACactaattaaataagaaaaatgctaCTT contains:
- the LOC112769518 gene encoding formin-like protein 3 is translated as MKFTRPVYAVFFVFLLCTLAKIGFEGKLWKPQEFYADHGVVIKEEQEWIHCRKELIERNNDIKDYDLESKTNLLDCITRTHPPTHDSEEKELDHVSVSQFYSEDNRGRYLLDKLPQSEKKLPRPVPVPSPKKLRVKKKFANSLPPKGITLSDISPSPNSPPIDFYVLFPPPPDSPPPPPPPQVDEEDNSERKIPIIIGSVVSGIIIIVGMLLCYREIRKSRKAYKDDRPLTVLGSSDVSGSKKFIALGNSNTNENGIIYGKNPSIVGNVTTSPEDNNASLGMGVGVGLGVAAGEASSSESKEQVPLGPAPEGLAPEPAGPPPPPPPPPPPPAAAPRPPPAPKAPVRPPPAPPVKILSRARLSNVEEDSADAPKAKLKPFFWDKVAASPDQAMVWHEIRAGSFQFNEQKIESLFGCNNPNRKESTSQEPSLQLIQIIDPKKAQNLSILLRALNVTTEEVVDALREGSEIPVELIQTLIKMAPTTDEELKLRLFDGNIAQLGPAERFLKVLVDIPLAFRRLESLQLMLTLPEEVSSIKECFSTLEVSCDKLRKSKLFLKLLEAVLKTGNRLNDGTYRGGAQAFKLDTLLKLSDVKGTDGKTTLLHFVVQEIIRSEGVRALRTERARQSNSSVRTEDSVDDSIDQESEEHYRRLGLKVVSGLSSELEDVKRAAIIDGDALTAAVWKLDRLLSKSEELLNNDLKSIDEDSNFKRSLENFVDKSKAQVSWLSEEEKRIMAEVKATADYFHGQAGKDEGLRLFVIVRDFLVMLDTVCKEVQLTTQKPMKISHKKEASNSSSPPVSPNTQQQSPSDLHRRLFPAIAARRIHCSSSDEDEDEEEDN